The window TGGTGCCTACGAGTACGGAGCCACCTTTGCTGCAGCCTACCCGGGTACGCCTAGTACGGAAATCGCAGAGAACCTAATTCCGTACGAAGAAATCTATGCCGAATGGTCCACCAATGAAAAAGTGGCTCTGGAAGTAGGTCTAGGCGCATCGTTGGCCGGATCCCGTGTTATTGTGGCCATGAAGCACGTAGGA is drawn from Bacillota bacterium and contains these coding sequences:
- a CDS encoding indolepyruvate ferredoxin oxidoreductase subunit alpha, with the protein product MKLFLSGDEAIARGAYEYGATFAAAYPGTPSTEIAENLIPYEEIYAEWSTNEKVALEVGLGASLAGSRVIVAMKHVG